A single region of the Sus scrofa isolate TJ Tabasco breed Duroc chromosome 16, Sscrofa11.1, whole genome shotgun sequence genome encodes:
- the FAM196B gene encoding protein FAM196B, whose protein sequence is MAQQNMKVRPVLLKRNSLESVELVKQPHHRRSKSQQVRFKEDGTSKTPPGLAEVDVQTSEDLAVTGKAQVSRHHHLPTYSLSFPRSQKAGGFQNIAIQTSPSLRKHFPVFKRKRLTASKSLVEMPTASQSAIQVNGNLSEQDIVYSDLAYLRLAQHLEDGPQRVKVSHSFLPRMSKVQSNGPVSICLEAGTWRASEKATAAIQVPDDIYHSPIWAGRESTFSPDRSVDVSNSLPPLADTCPGDGRRVPPSDSERPPSCLNATSGANHTPGTGKLKPELLLPKDNSDDKDLGPLSSRSKETCVPLHPRTHSSPSPGSHSQPAQPGGASDCSPSSNIHQDLQSLKTNSESKSAPVCQEQTAKNPMQSDTPEFQNCPGSNRLPSPPPQKEIKHQTTRETGGINRVHLAQGELCDLQGRLQSVEESLHSNQEKIKVLLNVIQDLEKARALTEGRNFYRTGQDLNNCSTCQNTACIIYSVEYDFRQQEGRFHEVLQSLEEAEPVEEASPPPKSPAEPAVPEKQDLRRKTKKVKKKCFWWI, encoded by the exons ATGGCCCAGCAAAATATGAAAGTGAGGCCTGTGCTTCTGAAGCGCAACAGCCTTGAGTCGGTGGAGCTGGTGAAGCAACCTCACCACCGCAGGAGCAAATCTCAGCAGGTACGATTTAAGGAAGATGGCACCAGTAAGACTCCACCTGGCCTAGCGGAGGTTGACGTCCAAACCTCTGAGGACCTGGCTGTAACGGGCAAGGCTCAGGTCTCCAGGCACCATCACCTCCCTACCTACTCACTCTCCTTCCCCAGGTCCCAGAAGGCAGGGGGCTTTCAGAACATCGCGATCCAAACCTCCCCCAGTCTCAGGAAGCATTTCCCAGTTTTCAAAAGGAAGAGACTCACAGCCAGCAAGTCCCTGGTAGAAATGCCGACAGCATCCCAAAGTGCCATCCAGGTCAATGGAAACCTCTCTGAACAGGACATCGTGTACTCTGACCTTGCTTACTTAAGGCTGGCTCAGCATCTTGAGGATGGGCCTCAAAGGGTCAAGGTGTCCCACTCGTTTCTCCCTAGAATGTCCAAGGTGCAAAGCAATGGGCCTGTGAGCATATGCTTGGAAGCAGGGACATGGAGAGCCTCAGAGAAAGCAACAGCCGCCATTCAGGTCCCAGATGATATTTATCATAGTCCTATCTGGGCAGGTAGAGAGTCCACTTTCAGTCCAGACAGGTCTGTTGATGTTAGCAACTCGCTTCCCCCTTTGGCTGACACGTGTCCAGGTGATGGGAGGAGAGTACCACCATCAGATTCAGAAAGACCTCCCTCCTGCTTAAATGCCACCAGTGGTGCCAACCACACACCTGGCACGGGGAAACTTAAACCCGAATTGCTTTTGCCCAAAGACAACTCTGATGACAAAGACCTGGGCCCACTGTCATCTCGGTCAAAGGAAACGTGTGTTCCCTTGCATCCACGGACTCACAGCTCCCCTTCACCAGGCTCTCACAGTCAGCCAGCCCAACCAGGGGGCGCTTCAGACTGTTCTCCATCAAGTAACATTCACCAGGATCTGCAGTCACTCAAAACTAACAGTGAGTCAAAATCTGCCCCTGTGTGTCAGGAGCAGACAGCAAAGAACCCCATGCAGTCAGACACCCCGGAGTTTCAAAACTGTCCAGGAAGCAATCGACTCCCGTCCCCTCCTCCACAGAAGGAGATCAAACATCAGACCACCAGGGAGACTGGTGGGATTAACCGAGTTCACCTGGCACAGGGGGAACTCTGCGACCTCCAGGGCAGGCTGCAATCCGTGGAGGAATCTCTGCATTCCAACCAAGAGAAAATTAAAGTCCTTTTGAATGTAATTCAAGACTTGGAGAAAGCCCGAGCTCTCACAGAAGG GCGCAACTTTTATCGAACTGGCCAAGACCTCAACAATTGCAGTACCTGCCAGAACACAGCGTGCATCATATACAG TGTAGAATATGACTTCCGGCAGCAGGAAGGCAGGTTCCACGAAGTTCTACAGAGTCTGGAGGAAGCAGAGCCAGTTGAGGAGGCATCTCCGCCACCAAAGTCCCCAGCAGAGCCCGCAGTCCCTGAGAAACAGGACTTAAGGCGGAAAACCAAGAAGGTGAAGAAGAAATGCTTCtggtggatctga